One Tenebrio molitor chromosome 2, icTenMoli1.1, whole genome shotgun sequence genomic region harbors:
- the LOC138125027 gene encoding uncharacterized protein, whose amino-acid sequence MNLNQYEGQDESAAISSNATNGSDHGTDTLGKWQEPQWLIIVYFTLLASGGIINLLHTLALIRSRRNGILSLILQISLVDMGSCYVAVNEILTLNQRTWYFSTDFCPFFKGMEVLVNTLIVYLLICFNFHVISLWNLHEMEIKKNNKNPLTSCNSSRDDSNECLVAKQDNTNRLVTIDYRKRKDDISIVFPTIFIWIVSLSLSIPNFTLSSTLKLKENCTLCAVIDIYYGQVLQYSLLIFKIVLPVLLLFLTLIVLTVKLSQTSKSDIENILTKKMCEIRKLLIFGITLTTLYFLTSFQRQFFHFIHIISHSFDKNNINNFKMPPLYNNYLNKSNITYLAMLHYSGSTLRGLLCLLILPKFPYLVKSKIFVCCKIKE is encoded by the exons atgaatttgaaTCAGTATGAGGGACAAGATGAAAGTGCGGCAATTTCCAGTAATGCAACAAATGGAAGTGATCATGGTACGGACACGTTAGGAAAGTGGCAAGAACCACAATGGCTCATCATTGTTTATTTCACACTGTTGGCCTCTGGCGGCATAATAAATCTGTTGCATACTTTAGCGCTAATAAGGAGCAGGAGAAATG GAATTCTGTCTTTGATACTGCAAATATCCTTGGTGGATATGGGTTCTTGCTACGTTGCAGTTAATGAAATCCTGACGTTAAACCAGCGAACGTGGTACTTTTCGACAGATTTTTGTCCCTTCTTCAAAGGAATGGAAGTTTTGGTCAACACTCTGATAGTTTACCTGCTGATATGTTTCAATTTTCACGTGATTTCCCTCTGGAATTTGCACGAAAtggaaataaagaaaaacaacaaGAACCCCCTAACATCTTGCAACAGCAGCAGAGACGATTCGAACGAGTGTCTCGTGGCAAAGCAAGACAATACCAATCGACTAGTTACCATAGACTACAGGAAACGGAAGGATGACATTTCGATTGTTTTCCCGACCATTTTTATATGGATTGTGAGTTTGTCGTTGAGCATTCCCAACTTTACGCTCTCCTCGACCCTCAAACTCAAAGAGAACTGCACACTTTGCGCAGTTATAGACATTTATTATGGACAAGTTTTACAATATTCGTTACTGATATTTAAAATCGTCTTACCAGTGCTGTTACTCTTTCTCACTCTTATCGTCTTGACAGTAAAATTAAGTCAAACGTCTAAAAGCGACATTGAAAATATTCTAACGAAGAAAATGTGTGAAATCCGAAAACTACTAATTTTTGGAATAACGTTGAccactttgtattttttaacgtcCTTCCAAAGACAATTCTTTCATTTTATTCACATAATTTCGCACTCTTTCGACAAAAACAACATTAACAACTTCAAAATGCCCCCTTTGTACAACAATTACTTAAACAAATCAAACATCACGTATCTTGCAATGTTACATTACAGCGGCAGTACGTTAAGAGGTCTATTGTGTCTTCTTATCCTGCCAAAATTTCCATACTTAGTTAAGAGTaagatttttgtttgttgtaaGATTAAAGAATAA